Within Rattus rattus isolate New Zealand chromosome 12, Rrattus_CSIRO_v1, whole genome shotgun sequence, the genomic segment ATTGTTCACCAAGGAGCAGGAACAAGTAGCCTCAGATATATCCGTAGTGCCTGCAATCCTAGTCCTGGGAAAGTTATAGTGGGGCACAGTTCCTGGAGAGACAACGCTGATGACTGTTTCAAAACCTGGATGGGTGACCCCAGAAGTGTTGGGTGTTTTAACCAGTGGCTTGGAATGAGTGACCCCAGAAGCATTTCTAAGCCTGGGGCAGGCTGTGCTTGGTCCACCAGGGACATCTGAGCTGGAGAAAGACTTCACTGGGTGTGACATCtgcacagaggccacagagatgcTTTCTCCCATTCCAAACCCCCCACCCTCCATCTCTTCCCTGAGGATTCTTTTCAATTCCTGTGGGCAACCAACCACACATGAGGGTTGTAATTAATTTGATGCTGataatctaaaagaaaataagtgacagggtgtggtggcacacacctctgatcccagcacttgggaggcagaggtgggtggaactctgtgagttcgaggccagccagggctacatagtgagaccctgactttaaaaagaaaaagtatttgactTCAACATTAGCCAATAAAAGATGGATGATGGAGGCTCCGTCAAGGGATAGAAGGACCTGTCCTTGGTTGTATTCctaaagagaaacagaggctTTTCAAGGAAGCCAAGAGACATGAAAATGAACTGTTTGCTCACAATCCCTCTGACAATCTGTCCAGAGTATAGACTCACCAGATCAGGAGCCATTGCTTGAGGTTTTACAGTAGCTCAACAGGGAACCACAGATATGGTGACAGATGACTTTCTTGTATCTGTGAGATGTGTGTTAAGAAACCTTCAACTGTGCTAAAACCCATTAAGGAAAGATAAATATCCTGCCTCTTATCAACAAGATAGGTGAGGCTTTCAGGACATTTTCTAAGATGAATCTCTTTCCCTGAGGACAAGCTCTTCTGATGCAACAGACTCCATAGACTCAGCTTTTGATACTGACTTACCTGGTGCTCAACAACTCGGTCTGGAGGAAGATTACCCTGAGCAGAGGGAGGTAGATAAAGAGGTCTGACCGTGGAACCATGACCCCTTACAGGACTGAGGGCACCTGAGGAGTAGGCTGGTTACTATAACTCCTGACCTCTAACTCTCTGCCACGGAAGCTTGGATCCCTTTGAAACCGAGGGTAATACAACCAATCTGCTTGTATCACCGAAGCCTTGCCTCCATTTTTAGAAATCTTTCCTCTTGATCCAGAAGTACAATGGGAGGTGATAGGCCTCTCCTGAAGCCATCTGTAGATTTGagaagctgtttgtttgtttgcttttgcttgctaccctggcctggaacttctgttgaccaagactggccttgaactcttttgcctcctgagttctaggattaaaggttcaAGCCCAGTGAGAAATGGGTTTTTAGTTAGGTGTTCATTGATGTCCTTTTCTATTGTTGGGAAGAGACTTATTAAGCTGCATATTAATGTTAAAAAGATGCCACTTCTGACTGTTTTCCTTTACGTATGTTTCCAGTACTTCCCTTTGAGCTTCTCAAACACAGGACCCAAGGCCTGGCCATCTAGTTCCCTTTGTAGTTAGCCTTGGAATCAGTGCTGGTGCTGTGCTAGAACAGGAGAAATTGCTACCTCCTCCTCAGAGGTCTTCTCTGCCAGTCCCATCAACAGAGAGCTCAGATTCCTCAGCCAAGGCTGTACAATGACAGTTTCTTTGGTAGCAATTGCTTTTCAACACACAAGGGCATTAGTAGATATGTAGTCCAAACAGGAATCTGCTTCTTGTTCAAAGGGAGATGCTGGTTCTGGATCAACATATCAGGACAAGTtcaaaatggtttaaaaataatatttagccAATAGTCTCGTGTTCAGAAGCTAGCTATTTGATACCAGCTCTCTTGGGATACACCATCATGGCTTTCCTGAGCTTTGCCCTGTCTGGGGCCACTGGTTGGTGAAATGATGTTACTTTTGCTTggatcttgggtttttttttttttttttgtagcctcCTGGTAGGATTTTTATCTTAGAGACTACAGCAGTTTTAAACTGAACTTTGATGCCAGTATCCCAGACAGTTCTGAATGCAGGGGATCCAGACCTTCCTCAACAAGCTATAGACAGAACCGGGAGACTTTTCCTGTCCTTTGAATGAAAGCAGTCATAGCCTGATTATTGTCCTTCAGTTTCCTGGAATGATTTCTACGACCACAGATCTCAGGAAGCAGTTGAGGGAGGCGAGCAGGGAGGAGACTGAAGCCCAGAAGTCCTTCATCCAAAGCCTTATACAGAAGTGCgtagaaaaaaaacaacttggTAAAGAGCAAGACTGGGAACTCCCCATTCTGGCTAAAACTGGTGCTCATTCCGGTGCAGATTCTTAGGAACTGTGGAGTGTATCTGAGGGTAGCTCACAGTTCATGATAGTACACACCCTCCTGGGTGGAGCTTAGTGTTCTCACAAGACAGCAGATGCATGAAGTTATATTTAGAACTACGTGTAACAGTGAAGGCACAGAAAGGCTACATTATGCAAATGAACCGGAGTCTCCACACTATGCAAATGAGCCACAAAGGGTAGGAAGCCCAGCTTAGAGTAAGCACTGGAGAATCAGGTCTGTCAATTACACCAGCCTGTTTTCCTCAAAGGAACTGGTCAcctggaatgccagggcagaagTAATCAAATGACCTGGTGATCCTTCGATATTTATCTAGGGGGGGCCAGTGTCCACCTGGATCCCCCAACATTTTAAGCATTGTTAGGGCCTAATGTTGGGCTTCATCCTTCACTGAATAGAACCTATCCCTGTGAAAGATGCCCCGTGTACTTTGCATCCTCCACCAACAGAATCTATCCCTGTGCTTATCACTGATCCTTCCTCTCTAGGCCCCAGCCCTGAGCTCTGTGTGTCAGCCAGTAGCATTCATTCTTACTGCAAAAGTCGCAGGTGCTTTGCTACTTTGCTGGGGAGTTTCTAGGTAGCTATGCCCAATGCATTGTTTTGATAACTGTCACATGGGAAACCTTTCCCCAAAGTTTTACCACACTTATATGCGTAAGAAGAATAAGCCACAAAGTCAGACTCTGGAAGTTTTGACCCAGTACCTTCAAGTATGATACTGACTCCAGTTTCCTTCTTCACCTTGCAGGACAagagatctctgggagttccaggcctgactggtctacacaatgagaccttgtcccaaaccaacaaaacaaaagttagTGCTAACATTTATCCAACGACTAGTGGATAGCATTTGTACTTCTGAACTTctctttggttttgatttgctGTGGATTTGCTCTAGCTGGCCCTCAGATAGGCGAAGCCACCAGGTATCACCCCAGTTTCTCTTTATGAGCAACAAGGTGATATCACACATACTCCCTTGAAGCAGACTGTCCTGTGTCCATTCTCATGCTTTGGGTTTGAATGTTTTGAAATGTATCTGCACGTGAAAACCTGATATGGGTCATAGAAGTCCTTTGTCCTAGAGGAGCGTAGTGGCAGTGCCTATAAGCacaacacttgggaagtagagggtcAGGAAGTCAAAGTTATCTCAGCTTCAGAGGGACTTTAGGATCAGCTGGGGCTTCATATGAGCcaatctcaaagggaaaaaagtccttgattaatatttctcaattgagattttatatatatgtatatatatatatatatatgcacacacatgtgtttgtgtgtctttgctAAAGGTTTCAAGTTTATATGCATGTTGTAACTTCTAAGAGTTTTCACTTTATTGAGATGACTGAGGCAGAAACCAAGTTGCAGACACAATATTCTCCTACACACCACACCCAAcactatttcaaaaagaaaagtcagtcATTCTTACTTAATCATGACCACCAGCCATCAAAACCAGGAAATTCAAGAAGGAAGCTGGTGGAGGACAGGCAGGCCTGTCTACCACAACCTCCAGGGAATACAACCTCCAGGGAATAGCTGGACATATTGGGTAACAGCTCTCAGCTACGTGGTTGATGTCTCAATATCTCAAGCTGTAACAGCAAAGTCAATGGGGAAATTTGCAAAGCAGAAGGGAAAGTTCAGAGCCCATTTCAGATGGACTGGCTCAGGATGGggagctccctgctccctgaaaggggaagccccaagactGTTGGGAGCCATAGCTGAAGACAGGCTAGAAAATCTGCACTGAATTTTTAGTAGTGAGCATTTTACATGGTAGAGAAGCAGACTGGAGAcagaaagggggggagggcatcgacacaggcagaaggaaagaggctGGGAAAAAAATCCTCTCTACTCAGCACACATGGGAACTCTTATGGGAAATCATTCTAAAAGATCCTTGTTGATTTGGGATCAGGTGTGTCCTCAGCTTCTCCACAAACAGGATTCctgggtgtactggctggttttgtgtgtcaacttgacagaagctggagttatcacagagaaaggagcctcccttgagtaaatgcctccatgagatccagctgtaaggcattttctcaattagtgatcaagggtccATTGTAGGTGGTAcggtccctgggctggtggtcctggtttctataagagagcaagctgagcaaaccaggagaaGCAGTAAATGCATTTAGCCACTGACCCATCCACTTGGAAGAAGTTCACTCCCACCCCAAATAGCAGGGGCATAGCGGCAGACGCCTAAGAGCCCAGTACTTGAGAGATCCGGGAAGGAGAAGCAAGACTTCAAGGCCATCATCGGTCACGTACTGAGTTTCAGGACGCTGTTTGCTACTCAAATTgttaaaagaaaacccaaacaaacctaAAATGATCGACTAATCTGCGGAGGAACTCTACAGTTTGTCCAGGAGTACTGGTGGCTGGTTCTTACAGAAATATACCTCCACTCCATACCTTCCATGTAGAACCCAACCATGAATCCTGGATCATGCACGCACCAGACTGTGCCACCTTCGTGACTCTTTCCCAAAAGCATCGTTGAAATTTGATTTCCACTGTGGTTGTTAAAACTGAAGCCCCAACCaactccaccacacacacacacacacacacacatgcaggcacacacttTCCTATTTGTTCCATGAGGTCTGACTCAGGCCAAGGAGGCAGGAGAGTAGGAAGGAGCCCCTGCAAGGCAAGACTGGCTGCTTCCTTTCTCTCACACTGAGAAATAAAGCTCCAAGAGAAACCCTGATGGAAGATgctgaaaggcagaggcaaaggcagctttcttcttctctctgactGGAAGGATTATCTTCAGTAGATGACACTGATCTGTATTGGTATGAGGAGGGGTGGACTTGAGGCCCATAGCTACGGGGAGCTGGAATGGACGTTAGACTTTATTATAGAGAAGAGTGTATGGGAAGGATGAATGCTCAGCGGACAGGCAGGAAATTCTAGTTTCAGTGGTGTAGTTAAAGCTGCCAGGAATGGGGAAGACGTGGACCAATGACTGAGGTGACTTGCCTGCTGTCCTTACCCCATCGTGAATCGCCTAAAAGGACACCTCTGAGAGGGCAATTTATAACGGACAGAATTTTATTTGGTTCTAAGTCGGGAAAGTCTAAGGGTGAAGCGACATGCTCTGGTGAGGGCCATCTTGCTtcatttgtctgtgtctgtagaGGGGTCGGGGaacaggacacaggacaggaacGAATGTTTGGttggatgggattatttctctcaGGGAAAGAATGATCGAAAGATGTTGCCATGATGGGAGACATGGACATCTCACTGGTTTGGCCTAGGTGAAGCCCTACACGGAAGCATCGTAGTGGACTACGTCACAAGCAATGATGATGTGCTTCTGGCTGTCAGTGGTTGTGTAGTCGCATTTGGGATACTTGGAGCTGCCCTTCAGGCGGCAGTCAGTGATGTGCAGGGTGGAGCTGCTCTTGTGGCAGTTGCTCTTCCCGTTTTTGCAGGTCACTTGTCCCTGGGAGCAGATGGCCTGGACCGTTTCCCAGGATTCATGCACGAAGGTGTTCATCGGCTTGCACGACCCCGAGGTCATCCCCCTGCTCTTCATCATCTGGTTACAGTAGGTGGGGCTGCTCGGGAAGTGACCCTCCTCGTCCATGTGCTGCCTCTGAAACTTCTGGGTCTGAGTTTCCCTAGATTCCACACCCAGGGAAGGCTGGACCCATCCAAGCACCAGGACAAGCAGTGAAAACAGAAGGAGGGACTTCTCCAGACCCATGGTGGCTTTGCTGCTCTGAGGGAGCCTGACAGGAAAGgctcaagagaaaaaaagacaaatgctccCAGAAGCCTCCCAGCTGCAACACCCCCTCAGcctccccccacctcagcctcccacactcccccccacctcagcctccccagcacactcccccacctcagcctccccccAGCACACTccccccccacctcagcctccccagcacacccccccacctcagcctcccccagcactcccccacctcagcctccccaggagactccccccacctcagcctcccccagcctccccagcacactccccccacctcagcctccccagcacactccccccacctcagcctccccagcactcccccacctcagcctcccccccccagcctccccacactcccccctcacctccccagcctccccagcacagctccccacctcccccacctcagcctccccagcacctcccccacctcagcctccccagtcccccacctcccccagcccccccccacctcagcctcccagcacAGCCcccccctcagcctcccaggacTGTCCCATTCTTTAGGAGAGCCAGAAGGATTTCCCTCTGCTGACAGATCTTGCAAATGAGACACTGTTTTACTTCATTACTTACTGAAGAGAAGCCATTCCTTTCTCTAGCTGGTGGGATGTGTCACCTAAACTCTTACCAAAATGCTaaatactgtttgtttttttttttcatataaaatatatttgaaaaatagaacACATTTATTAATAGTGTTCAAATTCCTTATCGTAAGTTCATTTAGAAAGTGCCATAGCTAAAATGTATTCCTGGGTCATTACTGACCTCCAGGACTGTGGCTGTCTGTCCTCTCATTATCTGAGAACACAGAAGAACTTGGTCTACCCTACTCTGGCAGTATACAGGGTTTGGGTTGTGCTCTAAAGACACAAGCTCCCTTCCTCAGCCTGGGAGCTCTGCCCTCCCCACACCACTAGTTCTTTATACCTGACTGACTGTACCTTACCCACCAGGGCCTCCAGCTGTTTGCCTGGGCCAGCTTCTCTGGAGTTGGTGTCAGTCAAGAGTGACTGGCCTCCACTCTCTCAGTTCTAACTCTCAAGCAGAAATAGATACAGAGGCCACCTCTAGGCCACTTACCTAAACGTTTGAATTCCAGAGCAAATTGGAAGCCAACTTCTTCAGTCCCAGTCTCTGTGGTGCAGAATTTAAAAGGCTTAAAAGGGGTTGGCTTCCAGAAAACTGGGCGGAGTAAATATGGGCCAATCTTGTCTGAATGATAAAAACAAGGCCATTGTAAACTTGGAAGGGAAATCCCCAGAGGATTCCAAGGAAAAGCCATTTGAAGCCCGAGTGCTGATTCCCAAGGGGCAGTAGGGCAGCCACAGTGACCAGGGCACGTCCACTTCACACTCCTTCACAAAGCCTTGTAACTAATGAACCAGCTGTGTACCTGGAGGTTAACAAAGGACACACAGAGATCCTGGGAATCGTGGAGGAGGGAACCTTTCTTCACTTTGAATTCAGATCTCAAATCCATGGTAGGCAAAATTCCGGTGCCTCTCATGGAGAGAGAATAAGAGGGCTTCCTGTTTGCAGCTTGAAGGGTTCCAGTTCTAGTGGAGTTGTTGGGGCAGGCTTACCAAGCCAGATTCAGTGACCCATCCTCAATAGAACAATTAAAACGACAAATAataccaagaagcagagaaatgcAGTGTATTCAATGTGCCTAATTGGAAAGGGAATAAAGAGAGCCCAGTGAGTCCTGAGTCCATCTTCAGGGTCCTGACATGAACTTTACCATCACTGAAGTGGATGACAAAAGGTATACATAAATAAGCATTCCTGATAAAGCCTGGCCCCACACATCTCTGACCCATCCCAGGCTTGGCTCCAGTCTGTTTTGCAAGGTGGTCCGACAACTTGTCACACAGGTCTGAAACCTCATTCTAGGAGACAACTCTTTCTCTGACTAGCACAAGGCCCCATTTGGCCTTTCTTTCCCCAGCATGAGACTCCTGGggaaattctttttattgttgtttgcttttaCAGGTTCAGCCTTTGGTTAAACAAGTTAACAGAGCGGCTTATCCAGAAGGACCAAAGCCCTTGTCCTCATTCATCATCAGACTcaggtttctttctcctttgcttcttctcAGCTGGGGCAGCAGCAGTGGAGGGGGCAGGAGCAGCCTACCAGGCCTACACTGCAGATGAAACTTCCTGTTAACCTTGGCCAGGGCCTTTGCAAACAAGCCAGACCAGAAAGGTCAACATTGAcaccagtggggttggggatttagctcagtggtagagcgcttgcctaggaaaaggccctgggttcgatccccagctcgaaaaaaaaaaaaaaaaaaaaaaaaaaaaaaagaccaaaagaaaaaaaaaatctaaaaaaaacatTGACACCAGCGGCTTTAATAATGGGGCCACTGATCTTACCCTGTGACTGTCACCTCATCTCCATGCAGGATGAGGAGAGTAGATGCAGGGGAGCTCAGAGACTCCTGTGACTATGAGGACTGCCAGAGTGGAGCTGCATGAAGTGAGGGCCTCATCCAAAGGCAGTCTTAGCTTCCCTGAAGCCCAGCAGCTCTGGAATGCATAGTTTTATGTCTACGTGACACAAGGTCGAGTTATCTAAAAGGAGGGAACATTAATCgagaaaatggctccataagATCCACCTGAGGCTGGACCGCCCACCCTCCACTCCTCTGCACCCCGCCCCAATCTGTTTGCCTGGCCAGGCAATGGCGATGAGATTGCAAAGGaatcttccttttttccattcGCCATCCCACCAGGAAAAAGGAGTGAGAAACAAAGCCGTCATCTCCAGTTCCGCGTCCAGGTGGGTTTCTATGCCAGGGTTTAGCTATGGAAGTCCTACTAAGGACAGTTGTGGGGCTCCTGGGAGAGGACTTCTCAACTTCTTCGGCTGAGGTGTGGTGGGGATCAATTCGGTTCTCACAGGTTTCCACAGTTCACTTTCCGCATCTTGCCAGAGTCCAGCGTGGATGGTCATTGTGTAGAGCCCAGGCTCTAGGGGATCGCAGAATCTGCGAAGGGAGGAATTCCAAGCAGCCCTCGTTTGCTCAGACAGGGACATTTTTGAGGGTTCCTAGATCGACATCAGATTTGTGATGCAGTTCTGTCAAGGTCGTGCAAGCAgaagtgtgtttttgttttccattgcctgtctccctcccttaACTTATCTTTAAGTGTGTTGTGAAACTTTTGGAGACGCGTTAGTAGCATCCTCTGTGCTTTCTAACTGGGTAGGTGGGATTGAAACAGCACATGCCAGTGCAGTGATGGAGCGCCTCTGTTTCTGGAGAATAGAAACCTTGTCCTTATACTGGGACATCTCCAGTGGGCCAGGTTCTTCCGTCTGTGATGATAGAAATCTTATAGCCAGCTCGAACATGCAATCGTTAGAAACCTCAGTTAGCACACCGGTCTGAACAGCCTCTGGCAAACTCCGAAAAGCAGCCTCAGCTATTCAAAGAGCGAGCACCACCCAGCTCTGAGTTAGTCAGGGCTGCCAGTCGCAGCGGCTTAAACTCAAGAAACAGTATGATGATAAAAGGGAGAAGTCAGATGTCTGGGAGATTTATGGAAATAATCGGTGTTAAGTAATTAGTCAGTACTACTTTAAACATGAGTTTTCACttttctggaaatcattctgatgGGATATAAAAGTTGCATTGTGCACTGGAAATCTTCCAGTCACAGGAACACCAAATGCTCATCGGTCAAGTAATGcccctttctttgttcttcaacTCCCTCTTCCTTAAAACGAAGGTGGAGAGATCGTCTTATTTTGATCACATGGGGTGGTGGGACCTTAGTAACATGATTCAGATAATGTGGAATTGAAGCTTAGGTTCACAGGGGGTGATTAGAAAAAGTGAACCAGCCACGGTCCCAGACCTCGGAGAGCCATCAGCTCAACCCTGGCTCAGCTTGTCGGGGTACATGAGCTTCCCTCTCACCCTCGCTCTTTCTGCACCCCACAAAAGGCTGTGGAGTTGCCCACTGGAGACATTGTTAGTGCGACTCCATGCATGGATTAAACAGTGTGTCGATGTGCTCGCTTCCGCAGCACATATACTGAAAAAGTGTATGGATGCAGTCTGGGAAAACATCTCTTGAGGTTCTCCATTGTATGTTCATTTGGGTAAAGAATTCTCTGTAAACAGTTGTTTTCAGAGTGGCTGCAAACCACAAGTAAGCCAGAGCACAGTATGCCCTGAAGTAACTGTTTACTTTGTATCTTGTTTGGAAACATACACACGTCATCAGGACTTTGTTCCCATGGTCCCTGAACCAGTGGCGAGCCCACTCCTCAGGGGGCCTCCTGTGAGCTTTCCTTTTTTTAGTTGTTACTTCCGTTACCCATTGAGTATTATGTCAGTGCTGGAAAGGAATGTTCACAGCGTCCCCATACCTTCCACTCTATAATGACTCCTAAGGACagaatcaaacacacacactctgtatAAAGGGGGGAAGTGTGCCAACACTAGAATTATTAGAAGAAGAAtttcctcattgcatatccagtttgttaatctatgcctttttattggggagttgagaccattgatgttgagagatattaaggaatagtgattattgcttcctgttatattcatatttggatgtgaggttatatttgtgtgcttttcttctctttgttttgttgtcaagatgattagtttcttgctttttctagggtatagcttgccttcttatgttgggctttaccatttattatcctttgtagtgctggatttgtagaaagatattgtgtaaatttggttttgtcatggaatatcttggtttctccatctaagttaattgagagttttgcaggatacagtaacctgggctggcatttgtgttctcttagggtctgtatgacatctgtccaggatcttctggctttcatagtctctggcgaaaagtctggtgtgattctgataggtctgcctttatatgttacttgacctttttcccttactgcttttaatattctttctttgttttgtgcatttggtgttttgactattatgtgtcgggaggtgtttcttttctggtccaatctatttggagttctgtaggcttcttgtatgcctatggacatgtctttctttaggttagggaagttttcttctatgattttgaagatatttactggtcctttgagctgggagtcctcattctcttctatacctattatccttaggtttaatcttctcattgtgtcctggatttcctgtatgttttggaccagtagctttttctgctttacattacctttgacagttaagtcgatgatttctatggaatcttctgctcctgagattctctcttctatctcttgtattctgttggtgatgcttgtatctatgtctccttgtctcttcctttggttttctatatccagggttgtttccatgtgttctttcttgattgcttctatttccatttttaattccttcaattgtttgattgtgttttcctggaattctttcagggatttttgtgattcctctctataggcttctacttgtttatgtatgttttcctggaattctttcagggatcttTGTGATTtcgctctgtaggcttctacttgtttatttatgttttcccctatttctctaagggagttcttcatgtctttcttgaagtcctccagcatcatgatcagatatgattttgaaactagatcttgcttttttggtgtgtttggatattccgtgtttgctttggtgggagaattgggctccgatgatgcaatgtagtcttggtttctgttgtttgggttcctgcgcttcctcttgccatcagattatctctagtgttactttgttctgctatttctgacagtggctagactgtcctacaagcctgtgtgtcaggagtgctgtagatctgttttccagaaacacacctcagagacaaagacagacactacctcagagtgaaaggctggaaaacaactttccaagcaaatggttggaagaagcaagcaggagtagccattctaatatcaaataaaatcaattttcaactaaaagtcatcaaaaaagataaggaaggacacttcatattcatcaaaggaaaaatccaccaagatgaactctccatcctaaatatctatgccccaaatacaagggcacctacatacgtaaaagaaaccttactaaagctcaaaacacacattgcacctcacacaataatagtaggagacttcaacaccccactctcatcaatggacagatcatggaaacagaaattaaacagagacgtagacagactgagggaagtcatgaaccaaatggacttaacagatatttatagaacattctatcctaaagcaaaaggatatacattcttctcagctcctcatggtactttctccaaaattgaccatataattggtcaaaaaacgggcctcaacaggtacagaaagatagaaataatcccatgcgtgctatcacgcttaaagctggtcttcaataacaataagggaagaatgcccacaaatacgtggaagttgaacaatgctctactcaacgataacctggtcaaggaagaaataaagaaagaaattaaagacttcttagaatttaatgaaaatgaaggtacaacatacccaaacttatgggacacaatgaaagctgtgctaagaggaaaactcatagctctgagtgcctgcagaaagaaacaggagagagcatatgtcagcaacttgacagcacatgtaaaagctctagaacaaaaagaagcaaatacacccaggaggagtagaagataggaaataatcaaactcagagctgaaatcagccaagtagaaacaaaaaggaccatacaaagaatcaacagaaccaaaagttggttctttgagaaaatcaacaagatagataaacccttagccagactaacgagaggacacagagagtgtttccaaattaacaaaatcagaaatgaaaagggagacataactacagaatcagaggaaattcaaaaaatcatcagctcttactataaagcctatattcaacaaaacttgaaaatctgcaggaaatggacaatttcctagacagataccaggtactgaagttaaatcaggatcaagataaaacagttaaacaacccctgctcctaaggaaatagaagcagtcattaaag encodes:
- the LOC116913231 gene encoding ribonuclease pancreatic gamma-type, translating into MGLEKSLLLFSLLVLVLGWVQPSLGVESRETQTQKFQRQHMDEEGHFPSSPTYCNQMMKSRGMTSGSCKPMNTFVHESWETVQAICSQGQVTCKNGKSNCHKSSSTLHITDCRLKGSSKYPKCDYTTTDSQKHIIIACDVVHYDASV